The proteins below are encoded in one region of Marinobacter sp. F4206:
- a CDS encoding GatB/YqeY domain-containing protein — MADASLKEQLNAAVKDAMRNKDKTRLVTLRMAQAAVKQIEIDERRDLSDEDVLKVLEKMLKQRRDAASQYDDAGREELADKERAEMVIIEEFMPAALTEDDLDALIRMAISSTDAQGMQDMGRVMNELRPQVTGRVDMGHLSKKVKAALAG, encoded by the coding sequence ATGGCGGACGCATCACTCAAGGAACAACTGAACGCCGCGGTTAAAGACGCGATGCGGAACAAGGATAAAACCCGGCTTGTCACTCTGCGTATGGCCCAGGCCGCGGTCAAACAGATCGAGATTGATGAGCGCCGGGATTTGTCGGACGAGGACGTTCTGAAGGTGCTGGAGAAGATGCTCAAGCAGCGTCGCGATGCCGCCAGTCAGTACGATGATGCCGGCCGTGAAGAACTCGCGGATAAGGAACGGGCGGAGATGGTGATTATCGAGGAATTCATGCCGGCTGCGCTGACCGAGGATGACCTCGACGCCCTGATCCGCATGGCCATCAGCTCAACCGACGCCCAGGGCATGCAGGACATGGGGCGCGTGATGAACGAGCTGCGCCCCCAGGTGACTGGTCGGGTTGATATGGGCCATCTGAGCAAGAAGGTGAAAGCGGCGCTGGCGGGCTAA
- a CDS encoding glutathione S-transferase family protein, producing MITVHHLNNSRSQRVLWMLEELGVPYEIQRYERDPQTMLAPESLKKVHPLGKSPVITDGDLTVAESGAIIEYLAHTYGNDTMLPEAGGQAWLDYTYWLHYAEGSLMPPLVMRLVFEKVKTSPMPFFIKPVAKGISDKTNEMFIGPMIKTHLDFVEDHLSKNTWFLGDNLSAADIQMSFPLEASVARGIVGKDRPHITAWVDRVHARPAYQRGLEKGGEYDFA from the coding sequence ATGATTACAGTTCATCACCTGAACAATTCCCGCTCACAGCGCGTTCTCTGGATGCTGGAGGAGCTGGGCGTGCCCTACGAGATCCAGCGTTACGAACGTGATCCCCAAACCATGCTGGCGCCGGAAAGCCTCAAAAAGGTACACCCACTGGGTAAATCCCCGGTGATCACGGATGGCGATCTGACCGTAGCCGAATCCGGCGCGATCATCGAGTACCTTGCCCACACCTATGGCAACGACACCATGCTGCCGGAAGCCGGGGGCCAGGCGTGGCTGGATTACACCTACTGGCTGCATTACGCCGAGGGCTCCCTGATGCCCCCGCTGGTAATGCGCCTGGTGTTCGAGAAGGTAAAAACCAGCCCAATGCCGTTTTTTATCAAGCCGGTGGCAAAAGGCATCTCAGACAAAACCAATGAAATGTTCATCGGCCCGATGATCAAGACCCACCTCGACTTTGTCGAAGATCACCTGTCGAAAAATACCTGGTTTCTCGGGGATAACCTCAGCGCGGCCGATATCCAGATGAGCTTTCCGCTGGAAGCCTCCGTGGCGCGGGGCATCGTCGGCAAAGACCGGCCTCATATCACCGCCTGGGTGGATCGGGTGCATGCGAGACCTGCCTACCAAAGGGGCCTTGAGAAAGGCGGGGAGTATGATTTCGCCTGA
- a CDS encoding D-alanyl-D-alanine carboxypeptidase family protein translates to MSDRLFGEDVLFFQRLLKSEGFYRGALDGLWGRISEAAATALDAEYENLKDELGTFDRRTEQQIASLSIRAQREARGFMTRALSQGVNVKIISGTRTYEEQNQLFRQGRYGNPGPVITKARGGHSNHNFGIAWVRNRFEQGQAYVA, encoded by the coding sequence GTGAGCGACCGATTGTTTGGCGAGGATGTGCTGTTTTTTCAACGTCTGCTGAAGTCAGAGGGTTTTTACCGCGGTGCGTTGGACGGGTTATGGGGCCGCATTTCCGAGGCAGCCGCTACCGCCCTCGATGCCGAATACGAAAACCTGAAGGACGAACTGGGCACGTTTGACCGGCGCACAGAGCAGCAGATTGCCTCTCTGTCTATCCGGGCGCAACGGGAAGCTCGTGGGTTTATGACTCGCGCATTAAGTCAGGGTGTGAATGTGAAAATCATTTCCGGAACCCGCACCTACGAAGAGCAGAATCAGCTCTTTCGCCAGGGCCGCTACGGCAATCCGGGCCCGGTCATCACGAAAGCGCGGGGAGGGCATAGTAACCATAATTTTGGCATTGCCTGGGTGCGAAACCGCTTCGAGCAGGGCCAGGCCTACGTAGCCTGA
- a CDS encoding patatin-like phospholipase family protein: MKLNPFNTRIGLALGGGAAKGIAHIGVLKAFEEEQIRIHCISGTSAGALVASYYAFGRPAESILSICSTLNLSKIISFTFERGGLFSTNTIREMIHRDLGDCRIEDAEIPLAICATDIETGEQLVFREGNLADAVCASMAVPGLFVPVEVDGRILVDGGLVENVPISPLAKMGAGITVAVDLSHVSRYPKPEDTFDVISNAINIGIDFNTRKQLKKADIAVPLDLSRYSLTNNAKCVEELYQEGYRPMKAKIQRVLWYKRMNPIISLFKATAKLLPLKVPEVIEDLKRQAFALRNRN; the protein is encoded by the coding sequence ATGAAACTCAATCCCTTTAATACCCGCATCGGTTTGGCGCTGGGGGGTGGCGCTGCCAAAGGCATAGCTCATATCGGCGTATTGAAGGCCTTCGAGGAAGAGCAGATCCGGATTCATTGCATTTCGGGCACCAGTGCGGGTGCGCTGGTCGCCAGTTATTACGCCTTCGGCCGGCCGGCAGAATCCATTCTTTCCATTTGTTCGACGCTGAACCTGTCGAAAATCATCAGCTTTACCTTCGAGCGCGGCGGGCTGTTCAGCACCAATACCATCCGGGAGATGATTCACCGTGATCTGGGAGATTGCCGGATCGAGGATGCCGAGATTCCCCTGGCCATCTGCGCCACGGATATCGAAACCGGCGAGCAGCTGGTCTTCCGGGAAGGCAATCTGGCGGACGCCGTCTGTGCCTCCATGGCCGTGCCCGGATTGTTTGTGCCGGTGGAGGTGGATGGCCGGATTCTGGTGGACGGCGGCCTGGTGGAGAACGTCCCGATTTCGCCGCTGGCCAAAATGGGCGCGGGCATCACCGTGGCCGTTGATCTGAGCCATGTCAGCCGGTACCCGAAACCGGAAGATACCTTTGATGTGATCAGCAACGCCATCAACATCGGCATTGACTTCAATACCCGCAAACAGCTGAAAAAAGCGGATATAGCCGTGCCACTGGATTTAAGCCGTTACAGCCTCACCAACAACGCAAAATGTGTGGAAGAGCTATACCAGGAAGGCTACCGGCCCATGAAGGCCAAGATTCAGCGGGTGCTCTGGTACAAGCGGATGAATCCGATTATCTCCCTGTTCAAGGCGACCGCGAAGCTGTTGCCCCTCAAGGTGCCCGAGGTTATCGAGGACCTCAAACGCCAGGCCTTCGCCCTCCGTAATCGAAACTGA
- a CDS encoding rhodanese-like domain-containing protein, which yields MSLKTLQEIVSETKSSLHCLTPQAAKELLSENSDALVIDVREPGEVAEKRPAGTINIPRGVLEMKITDQTTDPDRTILVHCATGGRAALAAAALEHMGFRNVSIIDCSCDELITHLGVG from the coding sequence ATGAGTTTGAAAACCCTGCAGGAAATCGTCTCAGAAACCAAGTCATCCCTGCATTGCCTGACGCCCCAGGCGGCCAAAGAGCTGCTCTCCGAAAACAGTGATGCCCTGGTGATTGACGTGCGTGAACCCGGGGAAGTGGCCGAGAAGCGCCCGGCCGGCACGATCAATATTCCCCGGGGTGTGCTCGAGATGAAAATCACTGATCAGACCACGGATCCGGACCGGACCATCCTCGTGCACTGCGCCACAGGTGGTCGTGCAGCTCTGGCTGCGGCGGCCCTGGAGCATATGGGGTTTCGTAACGTCAGTATCATCGACTGCAGCTGCGATGAGTTAATCACGCACCTCGGCGTCGGATGA
- a CDS encoding BCCT family transporter, whose translation MGDVAIDDYQTDYVAGQDNIAKFGFDIHNIVFPLTALLIVAFVVATLIFPSGAKELLDSAKNGAIAIFDWGFLLSANLFVLFCLALIFMPVGKIRIGGVDAKPEFSMMSWFAMLFAAGMGTGLMFWSVAEPVAYYTDWYGTPLGVEPNTTEGARLAMGATMYHWGLHPWAIYAIVGLSLSFFAYNKGLPLTIRSAFFPILGDKVWGWPGNVIDTVAVLATIFGLATSLGFGAQQAASGLSYLFDIEGGLSAQIGVIAGVTAVATFSVIRGIHGGVRLLSNANMVMAGLLLVFVIFAGPTLAIFNWLWDTTVSYASNMGALSNPFGREEDTTWFHGWTVFYWAWWISWSPFVGMFIARVSRGRTVREFVTAVLIIPTIITVFWMSAFGGSALDQVRNDVGVLASEGLTEVSLAMFQALENISLSGITSFIGITLVLTFFVTSSDSGSLVIDSITSGGKIDAPKAQRVFWAVTEGSIAGVLLFVGGEQALNALQAGALSVGLPFTLVLLVMSYSLFKGLHHERGLLVAEGKM comes from the coding sequence TTGGGTGACGTCGCTATAGATGATTATCAGACCGACTACGTGGCGGGGCAGGACAATATCGCCAAGTTCGGTTTCGATATCCACAACATCGTGTTTCCGTTAACGGCGCTGCTGATCGTCGCGTTTGTCGTGGCAACGCTGATTTTCCCGTCCGGAGCGAAAGAGCTCCTTGATAGCGCCAAGAACGGTGCGATCGCTATCTTTGACTGGGGCTTCCTCCTCAGTGCAAACCTGTTTGTTCTCTTCTGCCTGGCGCTGATTTTCATGCCGGTGGGCAAGATTCGAATTGGCGGGGTAGACGCCAAACCCGAGTTTTCCATGATGTCCTGGTTTGCCATGCTGTTTGCGGCCGGCATGGGCACGGGGCTGATGTTCTGGTCGGTTGCCGAGCCCGTTGCCTATTACACTGACTGGTATGGCACGCCCCTGGGGGTGGAACCGAACACCACTGAAGGCGCCCGTCTGGCGATGGGGGCGACGATGTATCACTGGGGTCTGCACCCCTGGGCGATCTATGCCATTGTTGGCCTGTCGTTGTCGTTTTTCGCCTACAACAAGGGCCTGCCGTTAACCATCCGCTCCGCGTTTTTCCCCATCCTGGGTGACAAGGTGTGGGGCTGGCCCGGCAATGTCATTGATACCGTGGCCGTTCTGGCGACCATCTTCGGGCTTGCCACCTCGCTCGGCTTCGGGGCCCAGCAGGCCGCATCCGGGCTGTCCTACCTGTTCGATATCGAGGGCGGCCTCAGCGCTCAGATAGGCGTAATCGCGGGTGTAACCGCGGTCGCAACCTTTTCCGTCATCCGCGGTATCCATGGTGGTGTGAGGTTGCTGAGTAACGCCAACATGGTAATGGCAGGTCTGCTGCTGGTGTTTGTGATATTTGCCGGGCCCACGCTCGCCATCTTCAACTGGCTCTGGGACACCACGGTTTCCTATGCCTCCAACATGGGGGCGTTGAGTAATCCGTTCGGGCGCGAGGAAGATACCACCTGGTTCCACGGCTGGACGGTGTTCTATTGGGCATGGTGGATTTCCTGGTCGCCGTTCGTGGGCATGTTTATCGCACGCGTATCCAGGGGCCGCACGGTGCGCGAATTTGTCACCGCGGTTCTGATCATTCCCACGATTATTACCGTTTTCTGGATGAGTGCGTTTGGCGGCAGTGCGCTGGACCAGGTCCGCAACGATGTCGGGGTGTTGGCGTCCGAGGGACTGACCGAGGTGTCCCTGGCGATGTTCCAGGCACTGGAGAACATTTCGCTCTCGGGGATCACCTCGTTCATTGGTATTACGCTGGTCCTCACGTTCTTCGTGACGTCTTCGGACTCGGGCTCCCTGGTCATCGATAGCATCACTTCCGGTGGCAAGATTGACGCCCCGAAAGCCCAGCGTGTCTTCTGGGCGGTTACCGAGGGCTCGATTGCCGGTGTGCTGCTGTTTGTTGGTGGTGAACAAGCATTGAATGCCCTGCAGGCAGGCGCCTTGAGTGTCGGTCTCCCGTTCACCCTGGTGCTGCTGGTGATGAGTTACAGCCTGTTCAAAGGCCTGCACCACGAGCGCGGCCTGCTGGTTGCCGAAGGCAAGATGTGA
- a CDS encoding MOSC domain-containing protein, translating into MATPLQTLLDTLPQRGRVEWIGIRPARGETMEALDRVAVIPGKGLDGDRFKGRETSKRQVTLIQKEHLHAIASCLQREAIGPEVFRRNIVVSGLNLLALKGKTFRIGSVVLEYTGLCHPCSKMETTLGPGGYNAMRGHGGITTRVVEEGELALGDDVQACL; encoded by the coding sequence TTGGCTACACCACTTCAAACCTTGCTGGACACTCTTCCCCAACGCGGCCGGGTCGAGTGGATTGGTATCCGCCCCGCCCGTGGCGAGACCATGGAAGCGCTGGACCGCGTGGCGGTCATCCCGGGCAAGGGCCTGGACGGCGATCGCTTCAAGGGCCGCGAAACCAGCAAACGGCAGGTTACTCTGATCCAGAAAGAGCACCTGCACGCCATCGCCTCCTGCTTGCAGCGGGAGGCCATTGGCCCAGAGGTTTTCCGGCGCAACATCGTGGTCTCCGGCCTGAACCTCTTGGCCCTGAAAGGCAAAACCTTCCGGATCGGGAGTGTGGTACTGGAATACACGGGGCTCTGTCACCCCTGCAGCAAGATGGAAACCACCCTTGGGCCGGGTGGTTACAACGCCATGCGCGGGCATGGCGGTATCACGACCCGAGTGGTTGAAGAGGGTGAGCTGGCGCTTGGTGACGACGTGCAGGCCTGCCTATGA
- a CDS encoding CoA pyrophosphatase produces MRPRKLPFRRRLTRASVALIYRHTEDGGTELLFIQRARREGDPWSGDMAFPGGRMEPGDATPRATAERETLEETGVDLIRHGHFRARLSDLVTRHHSRWRPMVVTPYVYEWPGTQPVNLNHEVEQVVWVPLAYLAAKENQSRLPWRTPLGTLNMPCCRYEGYCIWGLSYSMLQELLALDLGPNAVTMP; encoded by the coding sequence TTGCGCCCACGCAAATTACCGTTCCGGCGTCGCCTGACCCGGGCCTCCGTGGCTTTGATCTACCGACACACTGAAGACGGTGGCACGGAGCTGCTGTTCATCCAGCGCGCCCGCCGCGAAGGCGATCCCTGGTCCGGGGACATGGCTTTTCCCGGAGGGCGCATGGAACCGGGTGATGCCACACCCCGGGCGACTGCAGAACGGGAAACCCTCGAAGAAACCGGCGTCGACCTGATCCGCCATGGCCACTTTCGGGCCCGGCTGTCTGACCTGGTTACCCGCCACCACAGCCGCTGGCGACCGATGGTGGTCACGCCCTACGTGTATGAATGGCCGGGAACACAGCCCGTAAACCTGAACCATGAAGTCGAGCAGGTAGTGTGGGTTCCCCTCGCTTACCTTGCAGCCAAAGAGAACCAGAGCAGGCTTCCCTGGCGCACGCCTCTGGGCACCTTGAACATGCCCTGTTGCCGATATGAGGGGTACTGCATCTGGGGGCTGAGCTACAGCATGCTGCAGGAGCTGCTGGCGCTGGACCTTGGGCCCAACGCAGTAACCATGCCCTGA
- a CDS encoding Na/Pi cotransporter family protein has protein sequence MNYRRLVLAGILGLLAYALWASPEFKQIAAGVAIFLSGMLSLENGFRQFTGGFLEKVLRRTTDTVPKSLGFGVLSTAIMQSSSLVSVITISFLSAGLLPLITGIGIIFGANLGTTTGAWLFATVGMKMSLSAFALPMLVFGVVLSFQRSGALKAGGAVLAGLGFLFLGIDFMKEGFESYQSAVDLREYAMTGLAGLLVYTALGILATVVMQSSHATLALTLAGLATNQITYENALALAIGANIGTTVTALIGGLGANIAGKRLAGAHLLFNVTTAVIALVLIEPLRWSVDSLSALMSMPDDDYTVKLAMFHTLFNCLGVAVMLPLISQMSRALERWMPERAEEAAAQPRYLNPAAMDSPDSANAAVRREVWHLFDQAFIILAHGLHLHREQIRNCDDLEVMINNSRERIDIDIDLVYRQRVKRLYNAILDFISGRMTRASPASSTESLYRLQHAAAEMVEAIKHVKHLRKNLTTYMAADNAAIRKEYNDLRLRVAMVLRETHRFYEGRFDDPSTAILELDEIAVSARVDRESMVARVTKLLGAKRIDSAMATSLLNDSAYASETVDAILTGTRELLTAMDVEAARTTEALSVSDEGQAEVSI, from the coding sequence ATGAACTACCGCCGACTGGTTCTCGCCGGAATACTGGGACTCCTGGCTTATGCGCTCTGGGCGAGCCCCGAGTTCAAACAGATTGCCGCCGGCGTTGCGATCTTCCTGTCTGGCATGCTTTCGCTCGAGAACGGGTTTCGCCAGTTCACCGGCGGATTCCTTGAGAAAGTGCTTCGCCGCACCACGGACACGGTGCCGAAGAGTCTCGGTTTCGGTGTTCTCAGCACCGCCATCATGCAATCCAGCTCCCTGGTCTCAGTCATCACAATATCGTTCCTCAGTGCGGGCCTGCTCCCCCTGATCACCGGCATCGGCATCATATTCGGAGCCAACCTGGGCACAACAACCGGCGCGTGGCTATTCGCCACCGTCGGCATGAAGATGAGCCTCTCGGCTTTCGCATTGCCGATGCTCGTCTTTGGCGTGGTACTGAGTTTCCAACGATCCGGCGCACTGAAAGCTGGCGGCGCGGTCCTGGCCGGTCTGGGCTTTCTGTTTCTCGGCATCGATTTCATGAAGGAGGGATTCGAAAGCTACCAATCGGCGGTCGATCTGCGCGAATATGCGATGACGGGCCTGGCAGGACTGCTCGTTTATACGGCGCTCGGCATTCTGGCAACCGTCGTGATGCAATCAAGCCACGCGACGCTGGCCCTCACCCTCGCCGGCCTGGCCACAAACCAGATAACCTACGAGAACGCTCTGGCTCTGGCTATCGGTGCCAACATCGGCACCACGGTGACCGCGCTGATCGGCGGTCTCGGCGCGAACATCGCCGGCAAGCGCCTCGCAGGCGCCCACCTTTTGTTCAACGTGACGACGGCAGTAATCGCTCTGGTGCTGATCGAGCCCTTGCGCTGGTCCGTCGACAGCCTGTCAGCGCTTATGTCGATGCCTGACGATGACTATACGGTCAAGCTCGCCATGTTCCACACCCTGTTCAACTGCCTCGGTGTTGCCGTCATGCTGCCATTGATCTCTCAGATGTCGCGCGCACTGGAGCGCTGGATGCCGGAACGGGCGGAAGAGGCCGCAGCGCAGCCCAGGTACCTGAATCCGGCTGCGATGGATTCCCCCGATAGCGCGAACGCCGCCGTTCGCAGGGAGGTCTGGCACCTGTTCGACCAGGCGTTCATCATCCTCGCCCACGGTCTCCACCTGCACCGTGAACAGATCCGCAACTGCGATGACCTCGAAGTCATGATCAACAACAGCCGAGAGCGCATCGACATCGACATCGACCTGGTCTACCGACAGCGTGTCAAGCGCCTTTACAATGCCATCCTCGATTTCATTTCCGGGCGCATGACGCGCGCGTCACCGGCCAGTTCCACCGAATCACTCTACCGTCTGCAGCACGCCGCCGCCGAGATGGTGGAAGCCATCAAGCACGTCAAACACCTGCGCAAGAATCTAACGACTTACATGGCTGCGGATAACGCCGCTATCCGTAAGGAATACAATGATCTCCGGCTGCGGGTCGCGATGGTACTCCGGGAAACCCATCGATTTTACGAGGGCAGATTTGACGACCCCAGCACGGCAATACTGGAACTCGACGAGATCGCTGTGAGTGCCCGGGTGGACCGTGAATCCATGGTCGCGCGCGTGACGAAACTCCTCGGTGCAAAGCGGATCGATTCGGCAATGGCCACGTCCCTGCTCAACGACTCGGCCTATGCCAGCGAGACAGTAGATGCTATTTTGACAGGGACCCGAGAGCTCCTTACAGCCATGGATGTGGAGGCAGCCCGGACCACGGAAGCCCTGTCAGTGAGCGATGAGGGTCAGGCTGAGGTCTCCATCTGA
- a CDS encoding DUF6635 family protein, translated as MPIVTSPEQNVSEVEIEQAIRSGIARYFDDCRARVPAFIDRHFHYPGAITTNRKALGWDMLRAPINLLWAPVYALACLIKIPARNIPGLMWLHNLADRVPAGLTTRVQQHISNLILVDLLNNGQEDPLLERYLVEALEAAYARHTLDPVDHQKFSKMIEPLVADALGQYRVSRTASADITNSISCTVLGAFAFQKFTPGGIGLGVVLASMLAKTLAARDFILGETIGGWYYSFFPPEPSLATTVSVMVAVMAALAAFAALSGVIFDPVQAAVGLHRRRLNKLLDHLQRDVTVSTQSSFRPKDQFVARILDTFDMIKSGLS; from the coding sequence ATGCCCATTGTCACATCGCCCGAGCAAAACGTCTCCGAAGTGGAGATCGAACAGGCAATCCGCTCAGGCATTGCGCGCTACTTCGACGACTGCCGGGCGAGGGTACCGGCGTTTATTGACCGACATTTCCATTACCCCGGTGCCATCACCACCAACCGGAAAGCGCTGGGCTGGGACATGTTGCGAGCGCCCATCAACTTGCTGTGGGCGCCGGTATACGCCCTGGCGTGCCTGATAAAAATTCCGGCTCGCAACATTCCAGGCCTGATGTGGCTGCACAACCTCGCAGATCGTGTACCTGCGGGGCTTACCACCCGGGTACAGCAGCACATCTCAAACCTGATCCTGGTCGATCTGTTGAACAATGGCCAGGAGGATCCACTGCTGGAACGCTACCTGGTTGAGGCCCTGGAGGCGGCCTATGCCCGCCATACCCTGGATCCCGTGGACCACCAGAAGTTCAGCAAAATGATTGAGCCACTGGTCGCGGACGCTCTCGGTCAATACCGGGTGAGCCGCACCGCATCTGCGGATATCACCAACAGCATTTCATGCACCGTGTTGGGGGCGTTTGCGTTCCAGAAGTTCACTCCGGGGGGAATCGGGCTCGGGGTGGTGCTCGCGTCCATGCTCGCAAAAACCCTGGCCGCCCGGGACTTTATCCTCGGGGAAACCATTGGCGGGTGGTACTACAGTTTCTTTCCACCCGAGCCCTCTCTGGCCACCACGGTCAGCGTGATGGTCGCGGTCATGGCCGCACTGGCAGCCTTTGCGGCTTTATCCGGGGTTATTTTCGATCCCGTTCAGGCGGCGGTCGGTTTGCATCGGCGGCGCCTGAACAAACTGCTGGATCACCTGCAGAGAGACGTCACCGTCAGCACCCAAAGCAGCTTCCGCCCGAAAGACCAGTTTGTGGCGCGCATTCTGGACACCTTCGATATGATCAAATCGGGCTTGAGCTAG
- the cls gene encoding cardiolipin synthase, with protein MRLTRKGMIGILVTSFYVMGIIMAMHAALTTRTSTGAVAWTVSLVTMPFVAVPAYAVFGRNQFEGMAEAFEERADEVDHVLDGYGQELAPWRVPTSQAPSWYNAVIRLAEFSLVKGNAVELLVDGEATFDSILEGIAGAERYVLFQFYMIHDDGLGRRVKDALAERARAGVKVMVLYDEVGSSGLPDEYLADMRAAGIKVSSFKPNQGWRNRFQLNFRNHRKMVVVDGREAWVGGHNVGDEYLGLDPDLSPWRDTHVKITGPAATQVQLTILSDWYWATREIPDLEWAPTPAPDADQQVMIFPTAPTGHLEKASLFFVSALSAARERIWLSAPYFVPDEAVMKALQLAALRGVDVRIITTGKGDSLPVYLAAFHYIEELRGLGIRFYAYRPGLLHEKVMLIDDHVSSVGTHNFDNRSFRLNFEVAAVIVDEEFATQMEAMFERDFDHAEPIDPDSLEDRPLWWRLGVKLSRLASPVL; from the coding sequence GTGAGACTGACAAGAAAGGGCATGATCGGAATCCTGGTAACCAGCTTCTATGTCATGGGTATCATCATGGCCATGCACGCTGCCCTGACGACACGCACGTCCACGGGGGCCGTGGCCTGGACCGTGTCTCTGGTCACCATGCCCTTTGTCGCCGTCCCGGCTTACGCGGTATTCGGCAGAAATCAGTTTGAGGGCATGGCGGAGGCCTTCGAGGAACGGGCCGATGAAGTCGACCATGTTCTCGACGGGTACGGCCAGGAACTGGCGCCGTGGAGGGTCCCCACGAGTCAGGCGCCGTCCTGGTATAACGCCGTAATCCGGCTCGCAGAATTTAGCCTGGTCAAAGGCAATGCCGTGGAATTGCTGGTCGATGGTGAGGCGACCTTCGACAGCATCCTTGAGGGCATCGCTGGCGCAGAACGCTATGTCCTGTTCCAGTTTTACATGATCCACGACGACGGTCTGGGAAGACGGGTCAAGGACGCCCTGGCGGAGCGTGCTCGTGCGGGCGTGAAGGTTATGGTGCTGTATGATGAGGTCGGCAGTTCCGGTTTGCCTGACGAATACCTGGCCGACATGCGCGCCGCCGGTATCAAGGTCAGCTCCTTCAAGCCCAATCAGGGCTGGCGAAACCGGTTCCAGCTCAACTTCCGCAATCACAGGAAAATGGTGGTGGTCGATGGCCGCGAGGCCTGGGTGGGCGGTCACAACGTGGGTGATGAATACCTGGGACTCGACCCGGATTTAAGCCCCTGGCGCGACACCCACGTGAAGATTACCGGGCCCGCCGCGACCCAGGTTCAACTGACCATCCTCTCTGACTGGTACTGGGCAACCCGGGAGATCCCGGATCTGGAGTGGGCACCGACACCGGCCCCCGACGCCGATCAGCAGGTGATGATATTCCCCACTGCGCCCACCGGCCATCTGGAAAAGGCCAGCCTGTTTTTTGTCTCTGCACTCAGCGCCGCCCGCGAGCGCATCTGGCTGTCCGCGCCCTACTTTGTTCCCGATGAGGCGGTCATGAAAGCGCTCCAGCTGGCCGCCCTGCGCGGCGTCGACGTGCGGATCATCACCACCGGAAAGGGCGACAGCCTGCCCGTGTACCTGGCAGCCTTCCATTACATCGAGGAACTGCGCGGGCTCGGCATTCGCTTTTACGCCTATCGGCCCGGCTTGCTTCACGAAAAGGTCATGCTGATCGACGATCACGTCTCCAGCGTCGGCACGCACAATTTTGACAACCGCTCCTTCCGCCTCAACTTCGAGGTGGCCGCGGTGATCGTCGATGAGGAATTCGCCACCCAGATGGAAGCCATGTTTGAACGGGACTTCGACCACGCAGAGCCGATCGATCCCGACAGCCTGGAAGATCGCCCGCTCTGGTGGCGGTTGGGTGTAAAGTTGTCGAGGCTGGCGTCGCCTGTGCTGTAG